In Novosphingobium sp. MMS21-SN21R, a single genomic region encodes these proteins:
- a CDS encoding DUF475 domain-containing protein, which yields MLRFYKGSILFTLVCLALAAAYGWMQTGTAGGTLSLLWIVFVLSILEISLSFDNAVVNAAVLEDMDEVWQKRFLTWGMIIAVFGMRIVFPLAIVAIAAGLGPVEALNLSLNDPKRYEEIVSSAHVGIAGFGGAFLAMVGLSFFFDGDKEVHWIKWIEQKLAVVSNIKAAEIALLLLAIYGISLLLAEDEALTFMVSGVLGLVTFIAVEALGTILEMRDEAQKAAGLVVRSGLGGFLYLNVLDASFSFDGVIGAFALSNNMVIIALGLSIGAMFVRSMTIMLVKKGTLSEYRYLEHGAFWAIIALGAIMLLSAKYHIPETITGLIGAAMIGLSLWWSIRHKHKYPDAELDAALRAD from the coding sequence TTGCTGCGTTTCTACAAGGGTTCGATCCTCTTTACACTGGTGTGCCTCGCGCTCGCCGCCGCCTATGGCTGGATGCAGACCGGGACGGCGGGCGGCACGCTGTCGCTGCTGTGGATCGTGTTTGTGCTCTCGATCCTCGAAATCTCGCTGTCGTTCGACAATGCGGTGGTCAACGCTGCCGTGCTCGAGGACATGGACGAAGTCTGGCAGAAGCGGTTCCTGACGTGGGGCATGATCATTGCGGTGTTCGGCATGCGCATCGTGTTTCCCTTGGCGATTGTCGCCATCGCGGCAGGACTTGGTCCAGTCGAGGCGCTCAACCTCTCCCTCAACGATCCGAAGCGATATGAGGAAATCGTCAGCAGCGCGCATGTCGGCATTGCCGGCTTTGGCGGTGCGTTCCTTGCCATGGTGGGCCTGTCGTTCTTCTTTGACGGCGACAAGGAAGTGCACTGGATCAAGTGGATCGAACAGAAACTGGCGGTTGTCTCCAACATCAAGGCCGCCGAAATCGCGCTGCTGCTGCTGGCAATCTACGGCATCTCGCTGCTTCTGGCTGAGGACGAGGCACTAACTTTCATGGTTTCGGGTGTGCTCGGCCTCGTCACCTTCATCGCGGTGGAAGCACTCGGCACGATCCTCGAAATGCGCGACGAAGCGCAGAAGGCGGCAGGGCTCGTCGTACGGTCCGGCCTTGGCGGCTTCCTCTACCTCAACGTGCTCGACGCCTCGTTCAGCTTTGATGGCGTGATCGGTGCATTTGCCTTGTCAAACAACATGGTGATCATCGCGCTCGGCCTGTCGATCGGTGCGATGTTCGTGCGTTCGATGACGATCATGCTGGTCAAGAAGGGCACGCTTTCAGAATACCGCTATCTTGAACATGGCGCGTTCTGGGCGATCATTGCGCTGGGTGCGATCATGCTGCTGTCGGCGAAATACCACATTCCCGAGACGATCACGGGCCTGATCGGCGCGGCAATGATCGGCCTCTCGCTGTGGTGGTCGATCCGCCACAAGCACAAGTATCCCGACGCGGAACTGGATGCGGCCCTGCGCGCCGATTGA
- the panB gene encoding 3-methyl-2-oxobutanoate hydroxymethyltransferase, producing the protein MSTTFQLDTATSRANPTPAPMKRLTIPAIRQRKKDGVTAQPVVMLTAYTARQAQLLDAHCDLLLVGDSLGQVIYGLPSSVPVTLDMMVAHGAAVVRGSYHAAVVVDMPFGSYEASPQQAFESASRLLKETGCAAVKLEGGEAMAETVAFLTARGIPVMGHVGLTPQAVNVLGGYNARGRSEAEAAKIVGDARSLSDAGAFAIVIEGVVEPIAIAITQAVPCPTIGIGASAQCDGQVLVTEDMLGMFERVPRFVKIYENIAETISGAAALYAEEVRSRAFPGIEQTYQPK; encoded by the coding sequence ATGTCCACGACCTTCCAGCTCGATACCGCAACCAGCCGAGCCAACCCCACGCCCGCCCCGATGAAGCGCCTTACTATCCCTGCGATCCGCCAGCGGAAGAAGGACGGCGTCACCGCACAACCGGTGGTGATGCTGACCGCCTATACGGCGCGGCAGGCCCAGTTGCTCGATGCGCATTGCGACCTGCTGCTGGTGGGCGACTCGCTTGGTCAGGTGATCTATGGCCTGCCGTCAAGCGTGCCGGTGACACTCGACATGATGGTGGCGCACGGCGCGGCGGTGGTGCGCGGGTCCTATCATGCGGCGGTCGTGGTCGACATGCCGTTCGGCTCTTACGAGGCTTCGCCCCAGCAGGCGTTCGAAAGCGCGTCACGGCTGCTGAAGGAAACAGGCTGCGCAGCGGTGAAGCTTGAAGGCGGCGAGGCGATGGCGGAGACGGTAGCGTTCCTGACCGCGCGCGGCATCCCGGTCATGGGCCATGTCGGGCTGACCCCGCAGGCCGTGAACGTCTTGGGCGGATATAACGCGCGCGGCCGCAGCGAGGCCGAGGCCGCCAAGATCGTCGGCGATGCGCGGTCGCTGTCCGACGCGGGCGCCTTTGCCATCGTTATCGAGGGTGTGGTGGAGCCCATCGCCATCGCAATCACCCAAGCCGTGCCCTGCCCCACCATCGGCATCGGCGCTTCGGCGCAGTGCGATGGACAGGTGCTGGTGACCGAAGACATGCTCGGCATGTTCGAACGCGTGCCCCGCTTCGTGAAAATCTACGAGAACATTGCCGAGACCATTTCTGGCGCTGCTGCATTGTATGCCGAGGAAGTGCGGTCGCGCGCATTTCCCGGTATTGAACAGACCTATCAGCCGAAGTAA
- a CDS encoding amino acid permease, translated as MFGRVKPLDAILATAEKKSLHRSLGAFQLTMLGVGAVIGTGIFVLTAEAAQKAGPGMMISFIIAGFVCAVAALCYAEMASMVPVSGSAYTYSYAVMGELIAWMVGWALILEYAVAAGAVSVGWSGYVVGLIENAMHIDIPDLLVRGPFDGGMINLPAMLIAGLVTWLLVIGTKESASVNAVLVAIKVAALTLFVILAVPVMKAENFEPFSPLGFGGIGAAAASIFFAYVGFDAVSTAAEETKNPQRNMPIGLIGSLAICTVFYLLVAAGVIGSVGAQPVLDANGLGMEPGSRELAAQCAAMGDQAVVCSKEALAWTLREIGWPQIGNLIGLAAGLALPSVILMMMFGQTRIFFVMSRDGLLPAAFSKIHPRYNTPHVITIITGIFVALFAAFFPVGLLANISNSGTLFAFAAVSIAVLVIRRREPGRHRPFRTPAIYVTSPLAFLGCLYLFYKLDAKSQMLFVIWAAIGLVVYYAYSRSRSHVGRGLTEVHELDSDIPPTSVPPID; from the coding sequence ATGTTCGGTCGCGTCAAACCGCTCGACGCCATTCTTGCTACAGCAGAAAAGAAATCGCTGCATCGCTCGCTGGGAGCTTTCCAGCTGACCATGCTCGGCGTTGGTGCCGTCATTGGCACCGGCATTTTCGTGCTGACAGCCGAAGCTGCTCAGAAGGCAGGCCCCGGAATGATGATCAGTTTCATCATCGCCGGTTTCGTCTGCGCTGTGGCAGCCCTGTGTTACGCTGAAATGGCATCGATGGTCCCGGTCTCCGGATCGGCCTATACTTACAGCTATGCCGTGATGGGCGAACTCATCGCCTGGATGGTCGGCTGGGCACTCATTCTCGAATATGCAGTCGCCGCAGGAGCGGTCAGCGTAGGTTGGTCCGGCTATGTCGTTGGGCTGATCGAGAACGCCATGCATATCGACATACCCGATTTGCTGGTGCGCGGTCCGTTCGATGGTGGAATGATCAACCTTCCGGCAATGTTGATCGCAGGCCTCGTCACGTGGTTGCTGGTTATCGGGACCAAAGAGAGCGCCTCGGTCAACGCGGTGCTCGTGGCGATCAAGGTCGCTGCGCTTACGCTTTTCGTCATTCTGGCGGTGCCGGTGATGAAAGCGGAAAACTTCGAGCCGTTCTCGCCTTTGGGCTTTGGCGGAATCGGTGCGGCAGCGGCGTCAATCTTCTTTGCTTATGTGGGCTTCGATGCCGTCTCGACCGCGGCGGAGGAAACCAAAAATCCGCAACGGAACATGCCGATCGGCCTGATCGGCAGTCTTGCCATCTGCACCGTGTTCTATCTTTTGGTGGCTGCTGGCGTGATCGGTTCGGTGGGCGCGCAGCCAGTTCTCGATGCCAATGGCCTTGGCATGGAACCGGGAAGCCGGGAACTTGCAGCGCAGTGCGCAGCCATGGGCGATCAGGCTGTCGTTTGCTCCAAGGAAGCGCTGGCCTGGACGCTGCGTGAAATTGGCTGGCCCCAGATCGGCAACCTGATCGGCCTCGCTGCCGGCTTGGCTCTGCCATCGGTGATCCTGATGATGATGTTCGGCCAGACCCGCATCTTCTTCGTGATGAGCCGTGACGGTCTGTTGCCTGCCGCGTTCTCCAAGATCCATCCGCGCTACAACACACCGCACGTGATCACGATCATAACCGGCATTTTCGTGGCACTGTTTGCTGCGTTCTTCCCGGTCGGTCTGCTCGCCAACATCTCGAACTCGGGCACGCTGTTCGCGTTTGCGGCGGTGTCCATCGCGGTGCTGGTCATTCGCCGCCGCGAACCTGGCCGTCATCGTCCATTCCGCACCCCGGCGATCTACGTGACCTCGCCGCTGGCGTTCCTCGGATGCCTCTACTTGTTCTACAAGCTGGATGCGAAAAGCCAGATGCTGTTCGTGATCTGGGCGGCAATCGGTCTGGTTGTCTACTATGCCTACAGCCGCAGCCGCAGCCATGTCGGACGCGGGCTGACGGAAGTGCATGAACTGGATAGCGATATCCCGCCAACGTCGGTGCCGCCGATCGATTGA
- a CDS encoding pyridoxamine 5'-phosphate oxidase family protein, whose amino-acid sequence MKYDQGNPEELREKFWKAMVSSPYVMLQLDNDPDSAAPMTAQLDKGANSAIWFFTSRDNRFAPMGGATATFASKGHDVFARFHGVLSEETDRALLEKHWNNFVEAWFPGGKDAPNLLFMRMDLGDASIWAGDLGIIGTAKMALGMDVTNDIKGGFTETKL is encoded by the coding sequence ATGAAGTATGATCAAGGCAATCCCGAAGAGCTTCGTGAAAAATTCTGGAAGGCGATGGTGTCCTCGCCTTACGTGATGCTTCAACTGGACAATGATCCGGACTCGGCGGCTCCGATGACCGCGCAACTCGACAAAGGTGCCAACAGCGCGATCTGGTTTTTCACCAGCCGCGACAACCGGTTTGCACCTATGGGCGGTGCGACGGCAACTTTTGCATCAAAAGGCCATGACGTGTTCGCACGCTTCCACGGCGTTCTGAGCGAGGAAACCGACCGTGCGTTGCTCGAGAAGCATTGGAATAACTTCGTCGAAGCATGGTTTCCGGGGGGCAAGGACGCGCCGAACCTGCTGTTCATGCGCATGGACCTTGGCGACGCCTCGATCTGGGCAGGTGACCTCGGCATAATCGGCACGGCCAAGATGGCGCTTGGCATGGATGTGACGAACGATATCAAAGGCGGGTTCACCGAAACCAAGCTCTGA
- a CDS encoding alpha/beta hydrolase has product MPMIETRDGTRLYAKSWGEGPPVILIHGWPLSGDSWDPVSHALAEAGFRAIAYDRRGFGRSDQPSGGYDYDTFADDLADVMTAMNANEGATLVGFSMGGGEIARYLSRQGGQGVSRVALVSSVVPYMLKTEDNPDGVPQSTFDEMTDGMLSDRAKFFTGFFKDFFGVGMLTQPVSDEVLHLAWITAMQAGLRPTLAAANAFATTDFRPDLASFRVPTLIIHGTSDKTVPIDATGRALARAVPHATLLEYDGEPHGVFATQTDRLIRDLLDFVSGRAADDVPQQVVDTLTAQALVTPTM; this is encoded by the coding sequence ATGCCGATGATCGAAACGCGCGACGGGACCCGTCTCTACGCAAAAAGCTGGGGCGAAGGCCCACCGGTCATCCTGATCCACGGATGGCCTCTGTCGGGCGACAGTTGGGATCCAGTATCCCACGCTCTGGCCGAAGCTGGCTTCCGTGCCATAGCCTACGACCGCCGCGGCTTCGGCCGATCGGACCAACCCTCAGGCGGATACGACTACGACACTTTTGCCGACGACCTGGCTGACGTCATGACGGCGATGAATGCAAACGAGGGCGCAACGCTGGTTGGTTTTTCAATGGGTGGTGGCGAAATCGCCCGTTATCTCTCGCGCCAAGGCGGCCAAGGAGTTTCACGGGTAGCGCTCGTTTCATCGGTCGTGCCCTATATGCTCAAGACCGAAGACAATCCCGATGGCGTGCCCCAGTCGACTTTCGATGAAATGACCGACGGCATGCTGTCTGATCGGGCCAAATTCTTCACCGGGTTCTTCAAGGACTTTTTCGGGGTGGGCATGTTGACGCAGCCCGTCAGCGACGAGGTGCTGCACTTGGCGTGGATCACCGCCATGCAGGCGGGGCTGCGGCCCACGCTCGCAGCGGCCAATGCGTTTGCCACGACTGACTTCCGCCCCGATCTCGCATCGTTCCGCGTGCCGACGCTGATCATCCACGGCACTTCCGACAAGACCGTCCCTATCGACGCCACCGGCCGGGCTCTGGCTCGCGCCGTGCCCCATGCAACGCTGCTGGAGTACGACGGCGAGCCGCATGGCGTCTTCGCCACGCAGACTGACCGGTTGATTCGTGATCTGCTCGACTTCGTGTCGGGCCGGGCCGCTGATGATGTACCGCAGCAGGTGGTCGACACACTGACTGCCCAGGCATTGGTCACACCGACGATGTGA
- a CDS encoding putative DNA modification/repair radical SAM protein, which yields MSRTDIMGRLEILADAAKYDASCASSGTVKRSSKGGKGIGSTEGMGICHAYAPDGRCISLLKILLTNHCVFDCHYCINRKSSNTRRARFTPQEVVDLTLSFYRRNYIEGLFLSSGIVKSSSHTMEQLIEVSRILREEHDFRGYIHLKTIPEADPELVARAGLYADRVSINVELPTVAGLTRLAPDKSAPQIEGAMGTLKTAIVEAKDARKRFRNAPRFAPAGQSTQMIVGADAATDSDIVGRASALYGQFGLRRVYYSAFSPIPDASAVLPLKRPPLMREHRLYQSDWLMRFYGYAPHEVQQAAGADGMLPLDMDPKLAWALQFRADFPVDVNRAPRERLLRVPGLGVRAVNAILAARRQRRLRLDDVGKLTVSLGKVRPFIVAEDWRPVLLTDRADLQSMIAPRRSEQLELFAS from the coding sequence ATGTCACGAACCGATATCATGGGTCGCCTCGAAATCCTTGCAGACGCAGCGAAATACGATGCATCCTGCGCGTCGTCAGGCACGGTCAAGCGCAGCAGCAAGGGCGGCAAAGGGATAGGATCGACCGAGGGCATGGGAATCTGTCACGCCTACGCGCCTGATGGCCGGTGCATCTCGCTGCTCAAGATCCTGCTTACCAACCACTGCGTGTTCGATTGCCACTATTGCATCAATCGCAAGAGTTCGAACACGCGGCGTGCCCGGTTCACGCCACAAGAGGTGGTGGACCTCACTCTGTCGTTTTACCGGCGCAACTATATCGAAGGCCTGTTTCTCTCATCAGGCATCGTCAAAAGCTCCAGCCACACCATGGAGCAATTGATAGAAGTCTCGCGTATCTTGCGGGAAGAGCACGATTTTCGTGGATATATCCACCTCAAGACAATCCCAGAAGCTGATCCCGAACTGGTCGCTCGCGCCGGACTCTATGCCGACCGGGTTTCGATCAATGTCGAACTGCCGACCGTCGCCGGCCTCACCCGCCTCGCACCCGACAAATCCGCCCCGCAGATCGAAGGGGCGATGGGCACATTGAAGACCGCAATCGTCGAGGCCAAGGATGCCCGCAAGCGCTTCCGCAACGCGCCTCGGTTTGCTCCGGCCGGGCAGTCGACTCAGATGATCGTCGGTGCCGATGCCGCAACCGACAGCGACATCGTCGGTCGTGCCAGCGCGCTTTACGGCCAGTTCGGCCTGCGCCGCGTTTACTATTCCGCATTCAGTCCGATTCCCGATGCCAGCGCGGTGCTGCCGCTGAAACGACCCCCACTCATGCGCGAGCACCGGCTCTATCAGTCCGACTGGCTGATGCGGTTCTATGGGTATGCGCCGCATGAAGTGCAGCAGGCGGCGGGGGCAGACGGGATGCTCCCGCTCGACATGGATCCCAAGCTCGCCTGGGCGCTGCAGTTTCGCGCCGATTTTCCGGTGGATGTGAACCGCGCGCCACGAGAGCGCCTGCTGCGTGTGCCGGGATTGGGCGTGCGTGCGGTGAATGCGATCCTCGCGGCAAGGCGTCAGCGCCGCTTGCGCCTTGATGACGTGGGCAAGCTGACTGTCTCGCTCGGCAAGGTGCGCCCCTTCATCGTTGCCGAGGACTGGCGGCCGGTTCTGTTGACGGACCGCGCCGATCTGCAAAGCATGATCGCACCCCGGCGTTCAGAGCAACTTGAACTGTTTGCGTCATGA
- a CDS encoding UdgX family uracil-DNA binding protein (This protein belongs to the uracil DNA glycosylase superfamily, members of which act in excision repair of DNA. However, it belongs more specifically to UdgX branch, whose founding member was found to bind uracil in DNA (where it does not belong), without cleaving it, appears to promote DNA repair by a pathway involving RecA, rather than base excision.): MTARQTLRRPTLHRASLPAADDFEIWRDIARRLIRADMPPECVVWESPADQRADLFASRDAFLPEPPVSAQQPRATRAFLQLAQSAVLHIDPERFSLLYRLLWRLQSNHRLMDDKADEDVRRVEDLARQVRRDIHKMRAFVRFRVVEEPEGERYVAWFEPEHHILRANAAFFVRRFTSMHWSILTPRGSIHWDGEALHEGPPAARTDARSGDPVEALWGKYYSSIFNPARLKVGAMLKEMPRKYWKNMPEAALIPELIAGAQAREARMVDAGAQDFGDRPKSLVEVGDAIVACRRCAIGCNGTSAVMGEGPTDPVLMIVGEQPGDQEELQGRPFVGPAGQVLHAHLSGAGIAAGRAYVTNAVKHFKFVPQGKRRLHQTPTAGEIDTCRWWIESERALLRPRIVLALGASAARSLLGKTVSVQSERGKPRTLDDGSELWIATHPSYLLRLEGDSRVLEERKFINDLRSVAMRLSQLS; this comes from the coding sequence ATGACTGCCCGCCAGACGCTGCGACGACCCACGCTCCATCGCGCCAGTCTGCCTGCTGCGGACGATTTCGAGATCTGGCGCGATATCGCTCGCCGGTTGATCCGTGCTGATATGCCGCCGGAATGTGTAGTGTGGGAATCGCCTGCCGACCAACGCGCTGACCTGTTTGCCAGCCGAGACGCTTTCCTGCCCGAACCGCCTGTCTCCGCGCAGCAGCCCCGCGCAACGCGTGCCTTCCTGCAACTTGCCCAAAGTGCCGTTCTTCATATTGACCCAGAACGTTTTTCTCTGCTCTATCGACTGCTCTGGCGTCTCCAGAGCAACCACCGGTTGATGGACGACAAGGCGGACGAGGATGTTCGCCGGGTCGAGGATCTGGCCCGACAGGTCCGCCGCGATATCCACAAGATGCGCGCTTTCGTCCGCTTCCGCGTAGTCGAAGAGCCGGAGGGCGAACGTTACGTCGCCTGGTTCGAGCCTGAGCATCATATCCTGCGCGCGAACGCTGCATTCTTCGTGCGTCGTTTCACGTCCATGCACTGGTCGATCCTTACGCCGCGCGGGAGCATCCATTGGGACGGCGAAGCGCTGCATGAAGGCCCACCTGCCGCCCGCACAGACGCGCGGTCGGGCGATCCTGTGGAGGCGCTGTGGGGCAAATACTATTCCTCGATCTTTAATCCGGCGCGGTTGAAAGTCGGCGCTATGCTCAAGGAAATGCCTCGCAAATACTGGAAGAACATGCCCGAGGCGGCGCTTATTCCCGAATTGATTGCTGGAGCGCAGGCGCGCGAGGCTCGCATGGTCGATGCGGGTGCGCAGGACTTTGGCGATCGGCCAAAGAGTCTCGTTGAAGTCGGCGATGCCATCGTCGCGTGCCGCCGTTGCGCGATCGGCTGCAACGGCACCAGCGCAGTCATGGGCGAAGGGCCGACAGACCCGGTTCTGATGATCGTTGGCGAGCAGCCCGGCGACCAGGAGGAATTGCAGGGACGACCGTTTGTCGGTCCGGCGGGACAGGTGCTGCACGCCCATCTGTCGGGCGCAGGCATTGCAGCTGGCAGGGCCTACGTAACCAACGCGGTCAAGCACTTCAAATTTGTGCCGCAAGGCAAGCGCCGCTTGCACCAGACCCCCACTGCAGGCGAGATCGATACGTGCCGGTGGTGGATCGAGAGTGAACGCGCCCTGTTGAGGCCACGAATCGTGCTGGCACTGGGAGCCAGCGCTGCACGAAGTTTGCTCGGCAAGACGGTGAGCGTGCAGAGTGAGCGGGGCAAGCCGCGCACGCTGGACGACGGCAGCGAACTATGGATTGCAACCCACCCAAGCTATCTGCTACGGCTTGAAGGCGACAGCCGAGTGCTGGAAGAGCGCAAATTTATCAACGACCTGCGAAGCGTCGCTATGCGACTTTCGCAACTGTCATGA
- a CDS encoding Hpt domain-containing protein has translation MAYEGGSLDANLAAAAGHDPELVRELRAAFIESAERQVDLLGRSRCDGNWQVAAMRLKGLAASFHAEGLLALAEEALDSAPGDPLVLRRLHQMLSDLTLLP, from the coding sequence ATGGCCTATGAAGGTGGTTCTCTCGACGCAAATCTGGCTGCCGCTGCGGGGCATGACCCCGAGCTGGTGCGTGAATTGCGTGCGGCGTTCATTGAAAGCGCAGAGCGACAGGTCGACTTGCTGGGCCGGTCGCGCTGTGACGGCAATTGGCAGGTGGCGGCCATGCGGCTGAAAGGTCTTGCTGCAAGCTTCCATGCAGAGGGCCTGCTGGCTCTGGCCGAAGAGGCGCTGGACAGTGCGCCGGGCGATCCACTCGTTCTGCGCCGTTTGCATCAGATGCTGTCAGACCTCACGCTCCTGCCTTGA
- a CDS encoding HAMP domain-containing sensor histidine kinase: MTAAGPILARCDGTDCLVEADETLAALQTRLGGSYPGHIAIPGLLALVRKVRSSGVPLATLLTVQDEGRPVSFCARVAPDGGGTRIVITNWQLAAEAWKADEGAVAEALLRQLAEAHIVLDAEQRVISATIEPGDLADFAAVLRQGFGRFWTDLVTLRGNSHRQPLHWRLLDDAELEIAGSQRRWKARLLPLRAGGFELLLVADTVMAPDLHAVLPLGASPDFKGLLGRNLAPALRQPINRIVANAETIRTRLAGPLAEQYVGYAGDIAEAGRHLLGLVEDLSDLETVEDEQFQPAPDHIDLADCARRAAGILGVRAQERSIVLVTPGIDEHAPAIGEFRRVLQILLNLIGNAIRYTPGRTTVTIEAGCEGQSAWVSVSDEGEGIAAPQADKVFEKFERLGRSNDGGSGLGLYISRKLARAMKGELTVSTAVSGGARFELILPADHASQSSAAG; the protein is encoded by the coding sequence ATGACCGCGGCAGGGCCAATCCTCGCCCGGTGCGATGGCACCGACTGTCTTGTTGAGGCAGATGAGACGCTTGCCGCTTTGCAGACGCGGCTTGGCGGCAGTTATCCGGGGCACATCGCCATACCCGGCCTGCTCGCGCTGGTGCGCAAAGTGCGCAGTTCCGGCGTGCCTCTGGCAACGCTTCTGACCGTGCAAGACGAGGGACGCCCTGTTTCTTTTTGCGCCCGCGTCGCTCCCGACGGTGGTGGCACCCGGATCGTGATTACCAATTGGCAGCTTGCCGCGGAGGCATGGAAGGCAGACGAAGGCGCTGTCGCAGAAGCCCTGCTTCGGCAGTTGGCTGAGGCGCATATTGTGCTCGATGCCGAGCAGCGGGTCATTTCGGCAACGATCGAACCGGGTGACCTGGCTGACTTTGCCGCCGTCTTGCGGCAGGGTTTCGGGCGTTTCTGGACAGACCTTGTCACCTTGCGTGGAAACTCTCACCGCCAGCCGCTTCACTGGCGGCTGCTCGACGATGCCGAACTCGAGATTGCCGGTTCGCAGCGACGCTGGAAGGCGCGGTTGCTGCCGCTGCGTGCCGGCGGGTTCGAACTGTTGCTGGTGGCTGATACGGTCATGGCACCCGATCTGCACGCCGTCCTGCCACTGGGTGCCTCACCGGATTTCAAAGGCTTGCTCGGGCGTAACCTAGCCCCGGCGCTGCGGCAGCCGATCAACCGCATCGTCGCCAATGCCGAAACGATCCGTACGCGCCTCGCCGGGCCTCTCGCAGAGCAATACGTCGGGTATGCGGGCGACATTGCCGAGGCCGGACGGCATTTGCTCGGCCTCGTCGAAGACCTGTCGGATCTCGAAACGGTCGAGGACGAGCAATTTCAGCCCGCGCCCGATCACATTGATCTGGCCGACTGCGCACGTCGCGCTGCCGGAATTCTGGGTGTCCGCGCACAGGAACGCAGCATCGTGCTGGTCACTCCCGGCATCGACGAACATGCGCCAGCCATCGGCGAGTTCCGGCGTGTCCTGCAAATTCTGCTGAACCTGATCGGCAACGCCATACGTTACACGCCGGGCCGCACCACTGTGACCATCGAAGCCGGATGCGAAGGACAGTCCGCATGGGTGTCGGTCAGCGACGAAGGGGAGGGGATTGCCGCCCCGCAGGCAGACAAGGTCTTTGAAAAGTTTGAAAGGCTCGGCCGGAGCAATGATGGTGGAAGCGGCCTCGGCCTCTACATTTCGCGCAAACTGGCGCGCGCGATGAAGGGCGAGTTGACCGTTTCGACCGCCGTCAGCGGCGGTGCCCGCTTTGAACTGATCCTGCCCGCAGACCACGCCTCGCAAAGCAGCGCAGCAGGCTAG